A single genomic interval of Fusarium verticillioides 7600 chromosome 8, whole genome shotgun sequence harbors:
- a CDS encoding hypothetical protein (At least one base has a quality score < 10) yields the protein MLLFKCILAVLPAALAKDIFVAPNGSSSGSGSSSFPLADIQTAVNAASAGDTIYLRKGTYRPSKNIQFTKKGSSSKPYTIRSYNNEEVIIDGDKMPGTPAALGASLAGKDRGIFHVEKAEYWRFIHITLTKGPCGVYVKDSHNNYFERLTTHSNYETGFHMQNSISNNGIVYLDTYNNADPRNNGQNADGMAIKEGSGAGNIIRGIRSYENADDGIDLYEFKSSVTILDNIIFDNGVNQATALVSKLGGGSPANRANVNHVARNNFSFRNPRGFSDNKMPGDMTLIHNTAWENRREGFNHRSSKATYENNLAANNAGSSSLSKQNTLTSVKGKGNNWEKGGSWQDADFKATSTSLVKGRRQAKGKITRSDFLRPANGDNYGATTHWV from the exons ATGCTTCTCTTCAAGTGCATACTCGCAGTGCTGCCTGCAGCCCTGGCCAAGGACATTTTCGTCGCTCCCAATGGATCGAGCAGTGGTTCTGGCTCTAGCAGTTTCCCTCTTGCCGACATTCAGACTGCAGTTAATGCTGCCAGCGCTGGAGACACCATCTATCTCCGAAAGGGAACCTATCGCCCATCCAAGAACATCCAGTTTACCAAGAAAGGATCCTCCAGCAAGCCCTACACCATCAGATCCTACAATaatgaagaagtcatcattGACGGTGACAAGATGCCTGGTACTCCGGCTGCCCTTGGCGCTAGCCTCGCTGGTAAAGATCGTGGTATCTTCCATGTCGAGAAGGCAGAGTACTGGAGATTCATCCACATTACTCTCACCAAGGGCCCCTGCGGCGTCTACGTGAAAGATTCACACAACAACTACTTCGAGCGCTTGACTACCCACAGCAACTACGAGACTGGATTCCACATGCAGAACAGCATCTCGAATAACGGGATCGTTTATCTTGACACCTACAACAACGCTGATCCACGCAACAATGGCCAGAATGCTGATGGTATGGCTATTAAGGAAGGCTCAGGCGCTGGTAACATCATCCGCGGTATTCGCAGCTACGAGAATGCTGATGACGGCATCGATCTGTACGAGTTCAAATCTTCTGTCACCATCCTTGataacatcatcttcgaTAACGGGGTGAACC AGGCGACGGCATTGGTATCCAAGCTCGGCGGAGGATCACCCGCCAACCGAGCCAACGTCAACCATGTCGCTCGTAACAACTTCTCCTTCCGGAATCCCCGTGGCTTCAGCGACAACAAAATGCCCGGTGATATGACTCTTATCCACAACACTGCTTGGGAAAACCGGAGAGAAGGGTTCAACCACCGCTCTTCCAAGGCTACCTACGAGAACAACCTCGCTGCCAACAATGCCGGCTCCAGCAGCCTGAGCAAGCAGAACACACTCACTTCAGTGAAGGGCAAGGGTAACAACTGGGAGAAGGGTGGATCTTGGCAGGATGCAGACTTCAAGGCTACCTCTACTAGCCTTGTCAAGGGACGTCGACAGGCGAAAGGCAAGATCACTCGAAGTGACTTTCTTCGCCCTGCTAATGGCGACAACTATGGAGCTACCACTCACTGGGTCTGA